The following are encoded in a window of Thermodesulfobium sp. 4217-1 genomic DNA:
- the uppP gene encoding undecaprenyl-diphosphatase UppP encodes MNIIHAIILGIVEGVLEFLPVSAAGNLTLVGKLLSIPSSDFIKIYEIVMQLGAVIAVLILYAKRLLVDHETIKKIIVAFIPTGIIGLLVYKIVKNFLLYNDTITVFSLIVGGVIILLVEYKKIKPSTVNISNISYKQALAIGFIQTLAFIPGVSRSGATIVGAMLLGVERKAAVEFSFLLAIPTILAAGSYALLKDHSALAGANLLPMAVSFITALIFAIISVKTFLKFISSNNLKPFGFYRIIVGVLYSVFR; translated from the coding sequence ATGAATATTATCCATGCTATTATACTGGGCATTGTCGAAGGCGTGCTAGAATTTCTACCGGTTTCTGCTGCTGGAAACCTTACTCTTGTGGGAAAACTATTATCAATTCCCTCTTCTGATTTTATAAAGATTTATGAAATAGTTATGCAGCTTGGTGCAGTCATTGCAGTTTTGATTCTGTATGCAAAAAGACTTTTGGTCGATCATGAAACTATAAAAAAGATAATTGTAGCCTTTATCCCTACGGGAATCATCGGGCTGCTCGTCTATAAAATAGTTAAAAACTTTCTTCTATATAACGACACTATTACAGTATTTTCCCTCATTGTAGGCGGCGTAATCATACTTCTCGTCGAATACAAGAAGATTAAACCTTCTACTGTAAACATTTCAAATATCAGCTACAAGCAGGCTTTAGCAATTGGATTTATCCAAACCCTTGCATTCATACCGGGAGTATCGCGTTCTGGCGCTACAATTGTTGGCGCAATGTTACTGGGAGTTGAAAGAAAGGCAGCAGTAGAGTTCTCTTTCTTGCTTGCTATTCCTACAATCTTAGCAGCGGGTTCATACGCGCTCTTAAAAGACCATTCAGCTCTTGCAGGGGCAAACCTTTTACCAATGGCAGTTAGTTTTATAACAGCGCTAATATTCGCAATAATATCAGTAAAAACCTTTTTGAAGTTTATCTCATCAAACAATCTTAAACCGTTTGGATTTTATAGAATAATAGTTGGGGTGCTCTACTCAGTCTTCAGATAA
- a CDS encoding glycosyltransferase family 9 protein, which translates to MNKRILIISARNFGDAIISTSLINSFGNNFSDYKIDLLTRYDFKEIFEKNPYVNNIYYANFPMGTNKNFNYKELFRLIKVINLLSKNKYDFVLNNIGDIRENLLGKLIKPELNISIKFEKSHPFRNLIRLNNCLFTDKCISIPAEVKNIYDIQDFILSQLGCTKVLPPEIYIKAKNEKSPKIIGIHPMASQDCKLWDFHKWENIINILKSEYTIWIFGSNNEFSLLNKVFRAAVDEKRVFIKTTPLDEFFINLSKCSLLIGLDSFSIHAANALGVKSIMISGGNDWEIWKPKNCYVISKGRSVCKFYPCFNKPKCMNTSDEYICMKSIEVEEVLNLVNKTLC; encoded by the coding sequence ATGAATAAAAGAATTTTGATAATTTCAGCCAGAAATTTTGGCGATGCTATAATCTCTACCTCTCTGATAAACTCTTTTGGGAATAATTTTTCTGATTATAAGATTGACCTCTTAACTAGATATGATTTTAAAGAAATTTTTGAAAAGAATCCTTATGTAAATAATATCTATTATGCAAATTTTCCAATGGGCACAAATAAAAATTTTAATTATAAAGAGCTTTTCAGACTTATTAAGGTTATCAATCTTTTGTCTAAAAATAAATATGATTTCGTTTTAAATAATATTGGCGATATAAGAGAGAACTTGCTTGGTAAGTTGATTAAGCCAGAATTAAATATTTCAATTAAATTTGAAAAATCTCATCCATTTAGAAATTTGATTAGATTAAATAATTGCCTGTTTACTGATAAGTGCATCAGCATACCCGCTGAGGTTAAAAATATTTATGATATTCAAGATTTTATCCTATCACAGTTGGGCTGTACTAAAGTCTTGCCTCCAGAGATATATATAAAGGCTAAAAATGAAAAGTCACCTAAAATAATTGGCATACATCCAATGGCAAGTCAGGATTGTAAGTTATGGGATTTTCATAAATGGGAAAATATAATAAATATCTTAAAAAGCGAATATACAATTTGGATTTTTGGTTCGAATAATGAATTTTCTTTACTTAATAAAGTTTTCAGGGCTGCTGTCGATGAAAAAAGAGTTTTTATTAAGACAACCCCATTAGATGAATTTTTTATAAATCTCTCTAAATGCTCTCTCTTAATAGGTCTTGACAGCTTCTCTATTCATGCCGCAAACGCCCTTGGCGTCAAGAGCATCATGATAAGTGGAGGAAATGACTGGGAAATATGGAAACCAAAAAACTGCTATGTTATTTCAAAAGGCAGGTCTGTTTGCAAATTTTATCCGTGTTTCAATAAACCAAAATGTATGAATACATCTGATGAGTATATATGTATGAAGTCTATCGAAGTTGAAGAAGTTCTAAACCTGGTTAATAAAACACTATGCTAA
- the chrA gene encoding chromate efflux transporter, translating into MESLDNLKFTSPGLKEIFKTFLYLGLTAFGGLLMIVNINKKIVKEKQWFSDKEFLEGLALCQTIPGATIIQLCSYIGLKLRGISGSAVSLVGFMTPSFLFIIFFSYFYILTKGSDFTKDIFMNLQTVVVALMIQATFVIGKMNIKNARSFLIAIIGTILFWLKFSSFMTIFLSAILGLFLFNNIKVNLKQDYAVEGRYAVFKNLKSILFMLLILASVMLFSFFYSKNLYNLSVTFVKISIVSFGSGYSGTSLMFKEIVEKFHMISPQTFLDGMIFGRVTPGPGMVSVFIGFVIFGILGAVVAMTSIYLPALIVLITVEPIFSKLKNFWIFQRIIMSILSSFVGLLINVTFTFATLISWDIKQLVILAVSFTALSLKISPLWVILATAIVSIVLNVFMTIHL; encoded by the coding sequence TTGGAATCTTTAGATAATCTTAAATTTACATCCCCAGGTTTAAAGGAGATATTCAAGACTTTTTTGTATCTTGGACTGACTGCTTTTGGCGGTTTGCTGATGATCGTAAATATAAATAAAAAAATTGTTAAAGAGAAACAATGGTTTAGCGATAAAGAATTTCTGGAAGGGCTCGCTCTTTGTCAAACTATTCCTGGTGCTACTATAATTCAGCTTTGCAGTTATATTGGGCTGAAGTTGCGCGGTATCTCTGGATCTGCTGTAAGCCTGGTTGGTTTTATGACCCCTTCATTTTTGTTTATTATTTTTTTCTCTTATTTTTACATCCTTACAAAGGGTTCAGACTTTACAAAGGACATATTTATGAACCTTCAAACGGTGGTAGTAGCACTGATGATCCAGGCTACCTTTGTCATTGGAAAAATGAATATCAAAAACGCAAGGTCTTTTCTTATAGCTATAATTGGCACTATACTTTTTTGGCTAAAATTTAGCTCATTTATGACAATTTTTCTTTCAGCTATCTTAGGGCTCTTCCTTTTTAACAATATTAAAGTAAATTTAAAACAAGATTACGCTGTTGAAGGTAGATATGCTGTATTTAAAAATCTGAAATCGATTTTGTTTATGCTCTTAATTTTAGCATCAGTAATGCTGTTTTCATTTTTCTACAGCAAAAATCTATATAATCTATCTGTTACTTTTGTCAAAATAAGCATAGTGTCTTTTGGAAGCGGTTATTCTGGGACATCACTGATGTTTAAAGAAATAGTAGAAAAATTTCACATGATATCTCCTCAAACCTTTCTCGATGGCATGATATTTGGTAGGGTTACTCCTGGACCTGGTATGGTATCGGTATTCATAGGTTTTGTGATATTCGGCATTTTAGGCGCAGTGGTTGCAATGACCAGCATCTATCTACCTGCCTTGATTGTTCTCATTACAGTGGAGCCTATATTTAGTAAATTGAAAAATTTCTGGATATTTCAAAGGATTATTATGAGCATATTGAGCTCTTTTGTTGGATTGTTAATAAATGTTACATTTACATTTGCGACTCTGATTAGCTGGGATATAAAACAGCTTGTTATATTAGCAGTTTCATTTACAGCACTGTCATTAAAGATCAGCCCTCTGTGGGTAATTCTTGCTACTGCAATAGTCAGTATAGTTTTAAATGTATTTATGACTATACATCTTTAG
- a CDS encoding nucleotide sugar dehydrogenase, translated as MSFKYDVCIVGGLGHVGLPLGLSFASKNLKTILYDINKDAIDLVKNKVMPFMEYGADEILKTTLDKTLFVTDDRDVIKDSKFIVIVIGTPVDEHLSPNFVLFRDFLSRFINLFSDDQHIILRSTVYPGTTEKIVDYLRKNNLKTRVSFCPERIAQGYAISEISSLPQIISSDDEESFSEAEKLFKTITSEVIRLSFMEAELAKLFTNVYRYIKFSIANQFYQIASQNDLDFYKIYDAIVYNYPRAKDLPRAGFTAGPCLFKDTMQLAAFSKNNFFLGHAAMLVNEGLPYFLVEQLKQRISLENKTVGILGMAFKPDSDDKRESLSYKLKHILEFENCTLFCSDPFIKDPRFLSEDELIEKSDIIFIGCPHSKYNNLEIPDEKILIDPWNTMFKKDFKNKKQI; from the coding sequence TTGAGCTTTAAGTATGACGTATGTATAGTTGGCGGTCTAGGTCATGTGGGACTACCACTTGGACTATCCTTTGCAAGCAAAAATCTAAAAACTATCCTGTATGACATTAATAAGGATGCAATAGATCTGGTAAAGAATAAAGTGATGCCCTTTATGGAATACGGTGCAGATGAAATATTAAAAACTACTCTTGATAAAACCCTTTTCGTTACTGACGATAGAGATGTAATTAAGGATTCAAAGTTCATCGTCATAGTAATAGGAACCCCAGTAGATGAGCACCTATCTCCTAATTTTGTCTTATTCAGAGACTTTCTATCACGATTTATAAATCTATTTTCAGATGACCAGCATATAATCTTAAGAAGCACGGTATATCCTGGTACTACTGAAAAGATTGTTGACTACCTTAGAAAGAACAATCTGAAGACAAGGGTATCCTTTTGTCCTGAAAGAATTGCCCAGGGCTATGCTATATCTGAAATATCCAGTCTCCCTCAGATAATCTCATCTGATGACGAAGAATCTTTTTCTGAGGCTGAAAAACTATTTAAGACTATTACGTCAGAAGTAATAAGGCTCTCTTTTATGGAAGCAGAGTTAGCAAAGCTCTTTACAAATGTTTATAGGTATATAAAGTTCTCTATTGCAAATCAGTTCTATCAGATTGCCTCTCAAAACGACCTCGACTTCTACAAGATATATGATGCTATTGTGTATAACTACCCGAGAGCAAAGGACCTTCCTAGAGCAGGCTTTACTGCAGGGCCATGTCTTTTTAAGGATACCATGCAGCTTGCTGCCTTTAGCAAGAACAATTTCTTCTTAGGACATGCAGCTATGCTCGTAAACGAAGGACTTCCTTACTTTCTTGTAGAGCAGCTAAAACAAAGAATATCTCTTGAGAACAAAACAGTAGGCATTCTTGGCATGGCATTTAAGCCAGATAGCGATGACAAGAGAGAATCTCTTTCATACAAGTTAAAACACATATTAGAGTTTGAAAACTGCACGCTCTTTTGCTCAGATCCATTTATAAAAGATCCTAGATTTTTATCCGAAGATGAGTTAATAGAAAAAAGCGATATCATATTCATAGGCTGTCCGCATAGCAAATATAATAATTTAGAGATACCTGATGAAAAGATATTAATTGATCCGTGGAACACTATGTTTAAAAAGGATTTTAAGAATAAAAAACAAATCTAA
- a CDS encoding MoaD/ThiS family protein — protein MNKNNIEIRAFAGLYGLFKDRGLDQPYILDLDREIDGYELLKILKLGEDDVEAVFINHNTCGLKEKIRPGDRVGLVPPGTPGVVRTMLGIRGAKN, from the coding sequence GTGAATAAAAATAATATTGAGATTAGGGCTTTTGCAGGGTTGTATGGACTTTTTAAAGATAGGGGTTTGGATCAGCCTTATATCTTGGATCTGGACAGAGAGATAGATGGATATGAACTCCTTAAAATCCTAAAGCTTGGTGAGGACGATGTGGAGGCTGTTTTCATAAATCACAATACCTGTGGATTGAAAGAAAAGATTAGGCCTGGAGATAGAGTGGGCCTTGTACCGCCAGGAACGCCAGGTGTAGTGAGAACGATGCTTGGCATAAGGGGAGCGAAAAATTAA
- a CDS encoding GtrA family protein, whose amino-acid sequence MEVHIKDLELNADKVFLTHKERVIRFILIGLISAAFNFLLIYVFIDLFRMNSTLLKNISNFIALILSILFAFFLHRAWTWRDCVFEKGYKLLKQLILFYSSNTFAIVIRTVSFAFFDYFFKLNYMLNVAIGIGIASLLNYVVYDKAIFKR is encoded by the coding sequence TTGGAGGTTCATATTAAAGATTTAGAATTGAATGCTGATAAAGTTTTTCTCACGCATAAAGAAAGGGTAATTAGGTTTATCCTGATAGGTTTAATTTCTGCTGCCTTTAACTTTCTTCTAATATATGTCTTCATAGATCTCTTCAGAATGAACTCTACTCTTTTAAAAAATATTTCTAACTTTATTGCCCTCATCTTGAGCATATTGTTTGCATTTTTTTTACACAGGGCCTGGACATGGAGAGACTGCGTTTTTGAAAAAGGATACAAGCTTTTAAAACAACTAATTCTTTTCTACTCTTCCAACACATTTGCAATTGTCATCAGAACAGTTTCTTTTGCCTTCTTTGACTACTTTTTTAAATTAAACTATATGCTGAATGTTGCAATTGGAATCGGAATAGCATCACTGTTAAATTATGTAGTGTACGACAAGGCAATCTTTAAGAGATAA
- a CDS encoding NAD(P)-dependent oxidoreductase, which produces MKILVTGSAGFVGGYLVEELLNNGHEVVGIDNFSKYGELSKSYDTNSKYRLVKGDVKDTELLKELISDCDQVVAGAAMIGGIPYFHKFAYDLLAENERIIASTFDAAIWAFKNKKLKKINVLSSSMVFENTSVFPTPEGEERKCPPPSSTYGFQKLACEYFAQGAWEQYRLPYTIIRPFNCIGIGERRALSDESVMSGNVKLAMSHVVPDLVQKVLKGQDPLHILGSGNQLRHYTYGGDLARGIRYCIESENAVNEDFNISTSKAHTVLELAQIIWKKIHGNSKPFRYVSDEPFPYDVQKRSPDVSKAKRLLNFEAKVTLEEALDEIIPWIKKQIELGKV; this is translated from the coding sequence ATGAAGATACTTGTAACTGGATCTGCTGGTTTTGTAGGAGGATATCTTGTAGAAGAGCTTTTGAACAACGGCCATGAGGTAGTAGGAATAGATAACTTTTCAAAATACGGTGAGCTATCTAAAAGCTATGATACAAATTCAAAGTATAGGCTTGTAAAAGGAGACGTAAAGGATACAGAACTCTTAAAGGAGCTAATCTCTGACTGCGATCAGGTGGTAGCAGGAGCTGCTATGATAGGAGGCATACCGTATTTTCACAAGTTTGCATACGATCTCTTGGCTGAAAACGAAAGGATAATAGCATCTACCTTTGACGCTGCTATATGGGCATTTAAAAACAAGAAATTAAAGAAGATAAACGTACTTTCATCCTCTATGGTATTTGAAAACACATCGGTATTTCCTACTCCAGAGGGAGAAGAGAGAAAGTGTCCGCCTCCATCCTCCACATACGGCTTTCAGAAACTTGCCTGCGAATACTTTGCTCAGGGAGCATGGGAACAATACAGACTTCCATACACCATTATCAGGCCCTTTAACTGTATTGGAATAGGGGAGAGAAGAGCTCTTTCAGATGAGAGCGTTATGTCTGGCAACGTAAAACTTGCTATGAGTCACGTAGTCCCAGATCTGGTCCAAAAGGTCCTAAAGGGCCAAGATCCCCTTCACATACTTGGTAGTGGAAATCAACTCAGACACTATACCTATGGAGGAGACCTTGCAAGGGGTATCAGATATTGTATTGAAAGCGAAAATGCTGTAAACGAGGACTTTAACATATCCACCTCTAAAGCTCACACTGTTCTTGAACTGGCTCAGATTATCTGGAAAAAGATTCACGGCAATTCAAAACCCTTCAGATATGTATCAGATGAGCCATTTCCATACGACGTTCAGAAGAGATCTCCTGACGTATCAAAGGCAAAGAGGCTTCTAAACTTTGAGGCCAAGGTAACCCTGGAAGAGGCCTTAGACGAGATAATCCCATGGATAAAAAAACAAATTGAGCTGGGTAAGGTCTAA
- a CDS encoding glycosyltransferase family 9 protein: MDKFITRKIIYLNPNSKMTPIKKFIDFFGYRFFCKNKANLDNLDMNNFKSICIVQMGHIGDFLLSTPMISEIRENFYGKLIIAINKNTFELASNLKGVDEVIVLEHPRKIYSRSNDNSIHSAIKSFSKIDADIVLEVRGDINIIPFINLFSKYKYLVGFNVGGAGFLLDKALEYPYGKHITETYNMFLEFFKIKIPEIRKLDSYYDLKTPNPVKEDKYIVIAVGQTGARSKDWEINNFIKLINMFFDKGYTVVLIGKITPDESKEYNRLGNKNLINLTNETTLMELFSVLRDTYLFIGLDSGPTHAAAMLGIRTVALYSGVLDFNLFRPIEVFGNVSIIKIDVECEKCYKINCENNICMKMITPEMVFDRSIELIRGSLRNE, encoded by the coding sequence ATGGATAAATTCATAACAAGAAAAATTATATATCTAAATCCCAATTCCAAAATGACTCCTATAAAAAAATTTATAGATTTTTTTGGGTATCGATTTTTTTGTAAAAACAAAGCCAATCTTGATAATCTGGATATGAATAACTTTAAGTCTATCTGTATCGTTCAAATGGGACACATTGGTGACTTTCTGCTCAGCACGCCAATGATCAGTGAGATTAGAGAAAATTTTTATGGCAAGCTTATCATTGCTATTAATAAGAACACTTTTGAGCTTGCGTCAAATTTAAAAGGCGTAGACGAGGTAATAGTCTTAGAACATCCAAGAAAAATTTATTCAAGATCAAATGATAACTCTATCCATTCTGCTATAAAATCCTTTTCGAAAATAGATGCTGATATAGTTCTTGAGGTAAGAGGGGACATAAATATTATCCCGTTTATAAACCTTTTTTCAAAATATAAATACTTAGTAGGTTTCAATGTGGGCGGAGCAGGATTTTTGCTTGACAAAGCGCTCGAATATCCCTATGGGAAGCACATTACAGAGACCTACAATATGTTCTTAGAGTTTTTCAAAATTAAAATTCCTGAAATTAGAAAGTTAGATAGCTATTATGATTTGAAAACTCCCAATCCTGTCAAAGAAGATAAATATATAGTAATTGCTGTGGGCCAAACTGGCGCTCGTTCTAAAGATTGGGAGATTAACAATTTCATAAAGCTAATTAATATGTTTTTTGATAAAGGCTATACTGTGGTTTTAATTGGCAAGATTACGCCAGATGAGTCAAAAGAGTATAATAGACTCGGTAATAAAAACCTAATAAATCTAACAAACGAAACAACTTTGATGGAACTTTTTTCTGTCCTGAGGGATACTTATCTTTTTATCGGCTTGGATAGCGGTCCCACTCATGCTGCAGCAATGCTCGGGATAAGAACTGTTGCACTATATAGTGGAGTGCTTGATTTTAATCTATTTAGGCCAATTGAAGTTTTTGGAAATGTCAGCATTATTAAGATCGACGTAGAGTGTGAGAAGTGCTATAAAATTAATTGTGAAAACAATATTTGTATGAAGATGATAACGCCTGAAATGGTCTTTGATAGGTCGATAGAATTAATCAGGGGAAGCTTACGTAATGAATAA
- a CDS encoding carbonic anhydrase, protein MDFASTINCMDGRTQEPVINWIKDNYDVKYVDMITEAGPIKIISENSDICLINSIKERLNISINIHGSKLIAIVGHYDCARNPENMNTQVMQIRECIKIVKHWYDVEIIGLWVNENWQVEKIKI, encoded by the coding sequence ATGGACTTTGCAAGCACTATAAATTGCATGGATGGAAGAACTCAAGAACCTGTTATAAATTGGATAAAAGATAACTATGACGTAAAATATGTCGATATGATTACTGAAGCAGGACCAATCAAAATTATTTCTGAAAACTCAGATATTTGCCTAATAAATTCTATAAAAGAAAGATTAAACATTTCCATAAATATTCACGGCTCAAAACTTATTGCGATAGTTGGACACTATGACTGTGCCAGAAATCCAGAGAATATGAACACTCAAGTAATGCAAATAAGAGAATGCATAAAAATAGTCAAACATTGGTATGATGTAGAAATTATAGGCCTATGGGTAAATGAAAATTGGCAGGTTGAGAAGATAAAGATATAA
- a CDS encoding glycosyltransferase family 2 protein, with protein MLSVIIPTYNAEKYIERLFQSLIENLKKSDEKSEIILIDSSSSDDTVKLAEKFGAMVYTVPKEEFDHGGTRSYAAKIAAGDILIFFTQDALLFDELSISNLTSHFQYRDVGAVYGRQICYENTNPFGRHLRLFNYPEEFLVKEYKDKSKYGIKTAFMSNSFCAYRKTALDKIGYFKERLIMGEDTYAGALLLKAGYKIVYEPKAIVFHSHNYTVFEEFRRYFDIGVFHNSERWLLEEFGSAQGEGKRYIKSELNFLIKNGLYKSLPEYILRNLLKYTGYKLGMSYKILPKFLIKKFSMHKSWWNKKYD; from the coding sequence ATGCTAAGCGTGATCATACCGACATATAATGCTGAGAAGTATATAGAAAGACTTTTTCAGAGTTTAATTGAAAATCTAAAAAAATCTGATGAGAAATCAGAAATTATATTGATTGATTCTTCTTCCTCTGACGATACTGTTAAGTTAGCTGAGAAATTTGGAGCTATGGTTTACACAGTCCCAAAAGAAGAATTCGACCATGGCGGTACGCGTTCATACGCAGCTAAGATAGCGGCTGGCGATATTTTAATATTTTTTACACAAGACGCTCTGTTGTTTGACGAGCTTTCAATATCGAACTTGACATCACATTTCCAATATAGAGATGTTGGCGCTGTTTATGGCAGGCAAATCTGCTATGAAAACACCAACCCTTTTGGAAGACATCTAAGATTATTTAACTATCCTGAAGAGTTTTTGGTTAAGGAATATAAAGACAAGTCTAAATACGGCATAAAAACAGCTTTTATGTCTAATTCTTTTTGTGCATATAGAAAGACTGCTCTTGATAAGATAGGCTATTTCAAAGAAAGGCTTATAATGGGAGAGGACACCTACGCTGGCGCTCTGCTTTTGAAGGCTGGGTATAAGATAGTTTATGAGCCAAAGGCAATAGTCTTTCATTCCCATAACTACACTGTATTTGAAGAGTTTAGGAGATATTTCGATATCGGCGTCTTTCACAATTCTGAAAGATGGCTTTTGGAAGAGTTTGGCAGCGCGCAGGGAGAGGGCAAAAGATATATAAAATCAGAGCTAAATTTCTTAATCAAAAATGGGCTATATAAATCCTTGCCTGAATATATTCTCAGAAATCTTTTAAAGTATACTGGTTATAAGCTGGGCATGAGTTATAAAATATTGCCAAAATTTCTAATTAAGAAATTCAGTATGCACAAGAGCTGGTGGAATAAAAAATATGATTAA
- a CDS encoding glycosyltransferase family 2 protein — MNHEITLGIVVPVYNEGDNILKTLSEIKNKIKSYNRIYIVYDFDEDTTLKALKSVNLGDYKVSLLRNKYGKGALNAIKTGIEESTEDAVLVVMADLSDDLSVADKMFDLIRNGYDVVCGSRYMKGGAQFGGPKLKGLLSRLAGISLHYLIGIPTHDVTNSFKMYSRNALKRINIESTGGFEIGMEITVKTFLNGGRIGEVPSTWKDRSEGKSNFKLFRWLPKYIKWYVYAVRKRYF; from the coding sequence TTGAACCATGAAATAACCTTAGGAATTGTAGTCCCCGTTTACAACGAAGGGGACAACATCCTTAAAACGCTTAGCGAAATAAAGAATAAGATAAAGTCATACAACAGAATCTACATCGTATATGACTTTGATGAGGATACTACCCTAAAGGCACTAAAAAGCGTTAATTTAGGTGATTACAAAGTATCTCTCTTGAGAAATAAATACGGCAAAGGTGCTCTAAATGCCATAAAGACAGGTATAGAGGAATCTACTGAAGATGCAGTCCTGGTAGTGATGGCAGATCTCTCTGATGACTTATCTGTAGCAGATAAGATGTTTGACCTAATAAGAAATGGATATGACGTGGTTTGCGGCTCAAGGTATATGAAAGGCGGTGCTCAATTTGGCGGACCAAAGCTTAAAGGCCTTCTTTCCAGACTTGCAGGCATCAGCCTTCACTATCTTATAGGTATACCTACTCACGATGTAACGAATAGCTTCAAGATGTACAGTAGAAATGCTCTAAAAAGAATAAATATAGAGAGTACTGGCGGCTTTGAGATAGGCATGGAGATAACTGTAAAGACATTCTTAAACGGTGGTAGGATAGGTGAAGTGCCTTCTACCTGGAAAGACAGGTCTGAGGGCAAATCCAATTTTAAGCTTTTTAGATGGCTTCCAAAATATATTAAGTGGTATGTATATGCAGTGCGTAAGAGATATTTTTAA